The genomic window GCTGGACTACATTATCGTCTTTCTTGACGCCGTCCTTGCTCAAGGTGAGCCAGACCTGTCTCGGTGATGCCTTGGCATCTATGGAGTTGGCTGTCAATGTCCAGCCTCCGCCGATATCCCATGTATCGCCTACTGTCATGGTCTTCTTGTCAGAAGAGGAGTTTTGCTGCTCGATTATGAGCTTTGAAAGCTTGTAGCTGTGGTTCTTTACGCCCACATACGCCATTGCCTGCCAGCCCACGACATTATACGAACCCGCAAGTGCCGACATCTGACCTGCGGCGAACTTCTGAAGTCCATTAGAAAGAGGACCGCCATCAGATCCATCGGATTTGCCATTTTGTACTGCATACAGTCCCTTTGGCTGACCGGCTGTCTGATAAGTGAGGTCTTTCAGTTGAATTGTTCTGCTGTTGCCTGCTAGATCGCCAGGAGCTATTCTAAGGGTCTCTGTTCCTAAATCGTTTTTCAGGTCGTAGTAGAACCCTGCAAAGTTATACGGTGTCCATGTGGCATTTATATCCGAAGCCAGAACGCCTGGCCTGAAGGGCACAGTGGTTGACGGTTCCGCAATTGCACCACGGACCTCCAAGCTTGTAGCCTGTATTGCTGCATTTGCAGGTAATGCTAATGCTAACATCAACACTGCCAATGCAACTGCTGTTATTCTTTTACTCATTATTCTTTTCCTCCATATTTTTATATGGTTTAATTTTTCTCCTTCGAGATGCCGATTTTACGGCTTTTTGACGAACCCAGGATAATATCCTTTTCGTCGGGTTCATCAAAGAGTGATATAGTAATTAAAGACAGAACATTCCGTTCCATCGCCATCGCTAAACCGCCTTTGTCCTGCGCAAGGCAGTTAAAGACGATTTTCATCACCCTCTTATTAATCCCGTTATGGATTACATTGCGTTTATAGTAAGTACCCTTTTAAATCTTTTGTGGTCAAAATATGCATGCACGGGCACAATTGACGAATCTGGGTTCACTTATAGTCGAATTGGGAGAACACTCTATTGTTTTCCAACATGATTGAACCTATCTGACTCACACTAAATTTTTTACTAACCGTACTATATCTCCAGGGCTTTTAGCCACTGTGATGCCCGCGCCCTCAAAGGCAGCTATTTTTTCAATCGCACTACCGCCGCCGTTTATAATCGCACCCGCATGACCCATGGTTTTCCCGGGCGGCGCAGAAACACCCACGACGTAGCCTATGACTGGTTTACTCATTTTCTTAATAAAGGCGATTGAATCCTCTTCCGCAGTTCCGCCGATCTCCCCAACAAGCACAACAGCATGAGTTCTGGGGTCTTTTTCAAAGAGTTCCAGTACTTCCACAAACGATGTTCCATTAACCGGATCCCCGCCGATACCCAAGGAAGTTGACTGCCCCAGCCCGTTCTTTGATAAAAGGGCAACTATCTCATAGGTGAGCGTCCCGCTTCTTGATACCACTCCGATATTCCCTGGTAGATGTATGGGATTCGGCATTATTCCCACTTTTGATTCGCCCGGCACGGTAATGCCAGGACAATTAGGACCCAGAAGCCTTGACGATGAGTTTTTAAGATACGCACAAACCCGCATCATATCATGCACAGGAATCCCTTCTGTTATGCATACAATGAGTTCTATCCTGCTATCTATTGCTTCAAAAATAGCATCCGCTGCGAATGCCGGCGGTACAAAAATAAGGGATGCGCTGGCTTTTGCCTCTCCAACTGCTTCCTTTACAGAATCAAAAACAGGAATGCCGTGCACCTCGTTGCCTCCTTTTCCCGGGGTGACACCAGCCACGATATTGGTTCCGAAATCTATCATCTGTTTTGTCTGGAACGACCCCTCATGCCCCGTAATCCCCTGCACCAAAAGCCGCGTGCCTTTATCTATCAGAATGCCCAAGTTCAACCACCGCCTTTGTTGCTTCTTCAGTCGATGATGCCAGAATTATTCCATGTGTTTCAAGCATCCTCCTTCCCTCTTCCTCATTCGTTCCTGCAAGCCTGATTACAAGCGGAACCTTTATTTCAGGGATCACATCGATAATTCCTCGTGCTACCTCGTCGCACCTTGTAAGACCTCCGAAAATGTTGATGATCAGTGCTTTCAAGTTCCTGTTGGAAGATACTATCCTGAGCGCTGTTTTTACCTGCTCTGCACTTGCTCCCGCCCTTACATCCATGAAATTGGCTGGCTTACCTTCATTAACCTTTATCATGTCAAGCGTCGCCATGGCAAGACCCGCGCCGTTCACTATGCATCCAATATCCCCGTCAAGACCAACATAACTCATCCCGCTTTTCTTTGCAATCTCCTGAAGTGAGCCGGTTTCTTCCACCTTAAAATTCTGCCTGAAAAGGGCGCTGTCATCTATAACCATCTTGGCATCCAGGGCAAATATCCCCTGTGCAGCAAAAGCAAGCGGGTTAATCTCGGCAAGTGTGCAATCATACTCGATAAAAACACTGTAGAGTTTTTTTATCACATCCGCGATTGCCGTTGCATTCTTCCTGTCCAGCGAATATGCAAGTGTTCTTGCTTGATAATCATGAACCCCGGTGAGCAGATTGATATGCTTCCTGACAATCTTCTGAGGGGATTTTTTGGCTGTCTCCTCGATATCGACACCGCCTTCTGAGCTCGCTATTATTACCGGGCATCGTGCTCTTCTGTCGAGCGTAATTCCAAGATACATCTCGATTTGTGGTTTTTTATATTCCTCTACAAGGAGCTTTTTTACAGGCAATCCTTTTATTGACATTCCAAGAATGCGCTGTGCATTCCGGTTTGCCTCCTGCGGGTCTTTTGCTCTGGCTATGCCTCCTGCTTTTCCCCGCCCTCCCACCAGAACCTGGGCTTTGATGACCACATCCCCTAATTTTCTGGTAATTTCCTCTGCCTCATCTGCGCTCACAGCAAGGTTTCCTCGTGGAACCGGGATACCGTATCCAGAAAATATTTCCTTGGCTGCGTATTCATAGAGTTTCATAACCAACTCCCTTCGTGTAAGTACATAGTGAGACTTTATCAAAAGTAATTTAAATAGGTATCTACAATTGTAGCATAACCAATGGAGTGTCCTGATTTTGCCATCTCATCTATTATCTCTTGCAGATTTATCGTACACTGATATTATTAATTTACTCGATACAGCTTCCGATTTGAAGGAAAAAAGGGCGAGAGGGAAAACATCCGGTGCCCTGAAAAATAAGACGCTTGCCATGCTTTTTGAAAAATCTTCCACACGCACCCGCATCTCATTCGAAGTAGCGATGGCAGAGCTCGGAGGGCATGCAATTTTCCTGAATTACAAGGATATTCAGCTCGGGCGCGGGGAATCAATCGCAGATACAGCCAGGGTCATGTCGTGTTATGTTAATGCAATCATGGCAAGGGTGTATAAACATGAAACCCTGGTTGAATTTTCAGAGAACGCAACCGTGCCAGTTATAAACGGTCTGTCCGACCTTGAACATCCATGCCAGCTCCTTGCAGACCTTCTTACGATAAGAGAATACAAAGGCAAATTCAAGGGGCTTAATTTTTCATGGATAGGAGACGGCAATAATGTCTGCAATTCTGCGCTCCTTGCATGTGCCCTGACCGGCATGAAAATGACAGTCGCATGTCCTGAAGGTTATGAGCCAGAGAGTGAGATTGTAGATAGGGCAAAGCAAATTGGGGGAGTGATTAGTATCATTCATGACCCCGCAACAGCTGCAAAACAAGCTGACGTCCTTTATACGGATGTCTGGGTTTCCATGGGCGATGAGGACGAATACGACCAGAGGCTGCGTGACTTCAAGCCCTACCAGATCAACAGCAAGCTTTTAGAACAAGCCAAGCATGATGTGATGGTACTGCACTGTCTTCCTGCCCATCGCGGCGAGGAAATCACTGCGGACGTTGTCGATGGGCCAAACTCAGCGGTTTTTGACCAGGCTGAGAACAGGCTGCATGTCCAGAAGGCATTGCTGCTGAAATTATTGTCGTAACCCTCAATGCGGGGGTCGCCCAGTCCGGTCAAAGGCGTTAGCTTCAGGGGCTAATCTCGAAGGAGTTCGTGGGTTCAAATCCCATCCCCCGCATCTAATTACAGGTTCAATTCGTTCTTTTTTCAGGATTACTTTCACACTTTATTAACTATCGATATAAATCAAAGCGCTTCATCCACTCCAGCAGGTGACGGCGCCGCTCATTCGCCGCGGTGGCTGCTGCTGCCATGTTTTCCTGTCTTGGAGGCTGTATTTTTTCTATCGGGTATTGGTTATGATGTCCTTGAAGGCATATACGGGCAAGAGTATGAATGATACATTGCTGCTCGTGTTCACGGAGCTTGAGCCTTTCTATTAGAAGGCGCGCTACAGGTTCAGGATGGCGACCGTTGGCGAGAGGAACAGGGTGATGAAACTTTTGGACATGAAGGGGTACGACCCTACCTTGATCGAAGACCCTGCGCCTTTCACTGTGAGATAAGCAGGTACCAGAAGTATGGCGAGCTGCTCAAGAACTCGGTAGAGAGCTATACTCTCTGGGATAAGATAGTACTGGTTATGAAGGATCTGGTGTGGGTGGAGCAGGCGGTGGCGATGGGGGGGCGTGCGCCGATACGTTCCCGAAGCAACTACCCCGCCAGCATCCTCCCCACGACCGCCTCCATCAGCTTCTCGCTGTCCGCCTGCGAGCGCAGGAGTCCGGCTTCAAGCTCCTCGCAGAGGGACATGAGCTGGGCTGGCGACGGTGCGGCGCTGAAACAATGATTTATCTGAGGTTTAATTCAAAATTTCTTCTGGCTTTGCGCCGCGCATTTTTGGTCTTATGTTCTTTATGATTTTATCATCCCTTGTAACGAAAATCTCACATCCGGCGGTTTGGGCAATTGCAAAAGCTATTGAATCATAAGGATCTAATTCATATTCCATCTGGTATTCCAGCGCTTTGATCATAACCCAGGAGTCCGGTGCATTAATACTGACATTCAGTCTCTTGACATCTTCTATAGCTTCGTTATAATCCTTGCCCCTTACCCTGAAAACATGGACTATTTCCATTATTGTAGTAATTGAGGTTATTGCCTCAAATTCGTTTCTTTCGATTTTTTCGAGTAGATCCCTGGAACTTCTCCAGAGTTCTTTTCCGCTCTTTGGGTCTATCTCCTCATTCCAGACATTAAAAAAAATATTCGTATCAATGTAAATTTTAGTCATATTGACTTTCACGAACTTTCTTTAAAAAATCTACGCTGCTTGTTCCTTCTGGAATGATTCCTTTGAATTTTCCAACCATTTGCCGAGCTACATGCACGCCGGTTTCTGGTTTTAGCTTCTTCAGAAACTCCATGAGATTATATGCTTCCTTTATGTCAACAACCATTTAATTCACTTAACTGTATTATTTCATTTATTATAGATAAATCAGTCTGTTGCAAAAGTGCTACCCCGCCAGCATCCTCCCCACGACCGCATCCATCAACCTCTCGCTGTTTGCCTGCGAGCGCATGAGTCCGGCTTAAAGCTCGGCGCAGAGGGACATGACCTGGTCAACTCTGGCGACGATGCGGCGCTGTAAAACAAAAATTACTATAAATAAATCTTATCGTGGTGATCATAATCTTCTATTATCACGACTTTATTTTGCTCATTGACTGAATAGGTTAAGACAAAGCTTTTATCAACATGGACTCTTCGCAAATGCTGCATCGGCGCTCTTAAGGGTTTGAAATGCAGAGGTTTTTCACAAATCTGTTTTATCTTTTTCTCGATTATCCGCATCTTTTTCGGATTTTTCTTTGCGAGTTTTGAGAATATCCGGTCAACGCTTTCCCTCACTTCAAGAGAATACATATTAATCTAAGCCGTAATGGCTGCTAAAATTGGATATCTTAACGGTTTTCTCTTTTTGCCTTGCTTTGATTTTTTCGATAAATTCAGGCCGAAGTTCAGGTTCAAGAAGTGATTTTCCATACTCACTTACCACTTTATTAATAGCTTCAGATTTGGTTTTCAAACCATGTTTTGCTTTTACTATATTTAATACCCTGTTGGCTCTTTCGTTTATATTCACTATCGCTTTTACCATATTAATGCAATATTAACAGATTACTAATATCGTATATATGTTTTCTTTATTTTCATTTGATATTCTCATTATGCGATTTTTCCTCAAGCACCCACTCACCACCGCCTCCATCAACCTCTCGCTGTCCGCCTGCGAGCGCATGAGTCCGGCTTCAAGCTTATCGCAGAGGGACATGAGCTGGTCAACTCTATCGACGATGCGGCGCGCTTTCGGTTCAAAATGCCAACTGCGAGTCATATATCACTTCAAAATATATTAATCTCGCGGCGCCGATATGTTACCAGAACAACCTCAGGTCTGTGAGAACGGCGCGTGTACTCAAAATCAACAGCGAACTCGTATGAACTCCGGTTGAGAGCTATCGGATGTGGGATAGTAATGGCGATGAAAGACACTGGAGCAGGCGGCTGGGGGGCAGGGAGAGCGGGGAAACGGTGATCGTTTCTTTTTTATGGTGAGACGAGGTTCGAAGAATAGAACGCGGATGACATGGATTTAACGGATACGCACGGATATTTTGTCATCCGTGTCAATCAGTGTTATCCGTGCGCTCCGTGTTCTACCACATCATATATCACTTCAAAAATATTAAATTCCCGGCGCCGATATGTCCCCGAAACAAGCTCATGGTATGGAAAAACGGTGCATGTACTCGAAATCAACAGCGAACTAATACGAACTCGTACGAACTCCGGTTGAGAACTACACGATGCGGGATAGTACAGCCGATGAAGGACACGGCGCGGGTCGGGCAGGCGGTGGCGATGGGGGCGGTGGTAAAGGGAGAGAAACGATGATCGTTTTATGTGTTGCTATAGCTCATTTAAACGAGTGGTTTTTATACTTAAGACCACATTATACTTCCGAGGCTTGGATTGGTCGAAAAAGATATTTATCCCTGGATATATGAAGAACTCGAAAAGAAAGGGTGGAAAACACACGATAAATCTCAGGTTCGAGAAGAGGTTAGAGTTGGTAAGAAGAGAGCAGACATCCTTCTAAATGACAACAAGGGAGAACCTCTTGGAGTAATAGAGGTTAAAGATGAAGGGACAAAACCTTACTCTGCAAAGATGCAGGCTAAGGAGTATGCCAAAGGTTTGGGAGCTCCGTTCGTTTTCCTTACCGATGGAGATGAACTTTATTTCTGGGAGCTCGATACTGGATTTGACGCTCACCCTGTAAAGACATTTCTGACTCAGGATGACCTCATAAGAAAAAGAGTTCTTCTTGAAAACCGTAAAGACTTAGAAATCATTCCAATAGATTCGTCCTTAGTTGGAGGAATAACCGATGGTAAAGATTGGAGTTTCCAAGTAGATGCATCCATGCCCTATCCGATGGCTTGAAAAAACACAAACGACGAATGCTTGTAGAGATGGCCACAGGGACGGGTAAGACCCGCACTATTGCAGCTTTTATAAAACGCATTCTTCAAGCAGGATGGATTAGCCATGTCCTTTTTGTAGTTGATAGGGAATCGTTAGCTACACAGGCAGAGGGTGTTTTCAAAAACTTCCTTCGAGAATATTCTACCTACATCTTCGCTAAAGGCGAAAAACGACCCGGAGCAGTAATAACCATATCAATAATCAATACTATGGCAAATCACTACCAAGACTTCAGTCCTGGGGAATTCGATCTTATAATCACCGATGAATGCCACCGATCCATCTATAATAAGTGGAGGGAAACCCTCTTATATTTCGATGGTATCCATATTGGCCTAACAGCCACTCCCGCCAATTATATCGATAGAAATACCTACCGCTTCTTTCATTGTGAGGATGAAAAACCTACTTTCTCTTTTCCCTTAAAGTTTGGTATCGAAAAAGGAGTTCTCGTGCCCTATGAAATCTTTAAAGCAACTACGATGATTACCCGAGACGGCCTCCATTGGGATGGTGAGGATTACCTGCCATCAGACTTGGAGAAAAAGGTAACTGTCCCTGAAAGAAATGATAAAATCGTCAAAGAATTTAAAGACAAAGCTAAGCTTGCCAAAACCTTAGTTTTTGCATGTACTAAAAATCATGCTTCACTCCTGGCAGAAATCTTCAACCGCGCCTATTCTGAGATAGGAGATAATGTTGCCATTGATATCACAACCGACACGAGACGACCTGACATGGCAATAAAGGAATTCAAGGAGAATTCTATGCCCTTAATCGCTGTATCCGTTGGGATGCTTGATACTGGTTTCGATTTCGATGAGATTGAAAACCTGGTGTTTGTAAGACCCATACGTTCCCCTATACTCTATCAGCAAATGAGGGGGCGAGGTACCCGTACCTGCGACCGTATAGGTAAAGTTCATTTTACAATCTATGATTTTGGAGGGAACGCAGATTATTTTAATGACCCAGGTTATGACCCTACAGCATACCGTTCAAGCGGTGGTGTAATTAGAGAAAAAAAGGCAAAATATGGTAAGATAAAACCCAAGGTTGCAGATATACCTGATATTATCATTGAACGAGGATGGATATATTTCACTCCCGGTCAAGAAAAGGTCGATATAAAATCTTACCAAATCGATTTCGAGTCACGCATGAAACGCCTCGTTGAATATCATCCTTCCCTCATTAATCTAAAAAAAGGAATTGAACCTAACGAAGAAGAGATAAGGGAACTCATGATAGAACTAAATATGGAGGGTTATACCATCACCGAACAGGCTCTTCAGGATGTCTATAACCAGCCTACTGCACATCTTCTGGATTTTATAAAACACGTTCTTGATATCGAAAAATTACCCGATAGAGAAAAGCGTATAAACAGTTCCTTCCAGAATTATATTATAAGTCATGACTTCACTCCTGAGCAGGTGCGTTTCCTCACTTTAATTAAAAACACCTTACTTACAAAAGGAAAATGCGCCTATGAGGATCTGGCTAAACCACCACTTGCCACAGAAGGTGGCCTGGATCTGGGAGAAAAGCTCTTTCCCAATATTTTCGACCATGTATTCACGGAGTTGACAACGGAGGTTTTGGCGTAGATGGAATTACCAGAAGGTTGGGAATACATACCCTTAACAAAAGCAATAAAAAAACCCAAACAAGATATTAAGAAACTTAAAAAATCTGTGTATAAAAATTCTGGCAAATATCCAGTTGTTGACCAGGGTCAAAAAAAATTGCGGGTTATACAGATGAAAAAAATTATTTATATCAGGGCGAGTTACCAGTTGTCATTTTTGGAGATCATACACGGATTTTCAAATTTATTGATTTTCCTTTTGTTATTGGAGCAGATGGCGTCAAGGTCTTATCGCCTGATACAGATTTGTTCGAACCCAAATTTTTATATTATTTTCTTTTGAATCGACCTATAGAAGCTAAAGGGTACAGTCGGCATTACAGATATTTGAAAGAAGAAAAAATCCTACATCCACCACTCAAAACTCAGAACAAGATCGTCGAAATACTGGACAAGGTTGATATCCTACAAAAGAAGCGATTAGAGGCTGATGAAAAAACTGGGCGGATATTAGAGGCGACCTTTGTCAAGATGTTTGGAGACCCAGTTGCCAACCCCATGGGGTGGGATACAAATATAATTGATAATTATACTTCAAAAAAAGCCACAAAAGGTTCAACTCCAACAACCTATGGATACAAATGGGAAGATGAGGGAATACTTTTTCTTAGAAGTGAATGCATAGAGCAAAATGGAATTTTTCTAAATGGTTCTATGCATATTAGTCAAGAAGCACATAATTCGATGGAGAGGTCTAAGGTAATTCCAGGTGATATTTTAATTAGGATTACTGGAGATGTTGGTATCTCAACAATTTTCCCAGAATATTTGAAAGAGGCAAATATCAACCAACATATTGCAATTGTAAGATTAAAAGAAAATTGTGATATTAACCCACTATTTTTGATAACACAACTGAATACTAAATATTTTAGAAATTATTTTGTTTCGATTACTCGAGGAGTAACACACCCTCATCTGAGCTTACAGCAGATTCGTGAAACAAATATAATTGTCCCGCCCTTCTCTCTTCAAAATAAGTTCGCTGAGATGGTTGAAAAACTCGAAATCATAAGGAAAAAACAAGATAAGTCAAATGAGCACATAGAAGAGATGTTTCAAGGATTGGTACAGAAGGCATTTAGAGGAGAAATTGTGGCATGACTGAAAAATATTCCAGTACAGTTTTATCTCACTGGGAACAGATAAATAGTGAAATATGGACTCCTCTTCAAAAACGAAAAGATGCCCGCGATGATATATATATCGAACTTCTCAGATATTTTTGGAACAAAACCCAAAGGGAATTGGATGATGAAGTTTTATCAGACCCTTTGAAAGCAAAAGAAATATTTAAAGCCATATCTAAAGATGAAATATCCTCTGAATCAAGTTGTATTGGCATTCTTGAAGGTTTCTATGATGTTTTGAAAGAATTTGAAACTGGAATTTCTGATATTTATGTGGATAGACTACGTGATTTTTGTTCTACATACAATCTACGCTATATTATCACTGATGATTGTAAATTCAGACTCACAATCAATGGTATTTTAGCAGGTCAAATCAATCATCTTAAAAAAGCTCTTTCTGGAAATCCGCATAATAATGATATGTTAGTAGAACTCGAGAATACACTTTCAAGATTAAGAGAAACTAACGAGCCACAAAGTTGTATCAGAGTAGCTTGTAATCTTTTGGAACAAATTGTCAAAGATAGGACAAATATTAATGAGACTCTTGGTAGAGCTTTGAACAACAGTAGGGAGTTAAATTTATTTCCACATGATGCTGTTTGTGTATCTCTACAAAAATTGTATAAATTTGCTAGCGATTATCCAAATATTCGCCATGCAGGAAATCCAACAAGTAAAAAAAGAGATCTGGAAAATGAAGATGCGATTTTATTTATTACGTTAACCATCGGGTATGCAACTTTTCTCTGTGAAACTATAAACTGCGAATTACTCATCACGGGAGATGATGAAAATTAGAGAAAGTATTGTGAATAACTCCAGAATGAATTCTATAATTGGGAGATCAATGAAATGCTAAACGGCGAACCAAAATCAACAATCAAAAGGCTTACAAATTATTTTTGGGCTGCAGGGATTACGAACCCAGTGGATTACATAGAGCAGATCAGTTACCTGTTTTTTTTAAAAATGCTGGAAGAGAACGATGATGTCAGGGCTAAGGTGAGTCGACGCTCCGGGACACCCTACAACACTGTTTTTGATGGTGAGAATGCAAAATATAGGTGGTCTGAATGGCATCATAAGACTGGGCCTGAGCTTCTAAAATTTGTAAGGGACGAAGTATTTGATTTTATGAGAAAACTTGGACCAATAAATCCTTTGGGTGGGAGCCTTTTCAAGGATGCAGCCCTGATGATCCAGGACCCCGTAGTTTTGCAGAACGCCATCGGAATAATCAATGATGAAATCAAATTTCGTGAAATGGATACGGATGTAAAAGGTGACTTGTATGAATATTTGCTTTCTGAGGTCAAAACGGCAGGAAAAAACGGACAGTTCCTTACACCGAGACATATCATACGGTTCATCGTAAATATGGTGGATCCGAGAATTGGCGAGACTATATACGACCCAGCTTGCGGAACTGGTGGATTTTTAGTTATGGCCTATGAGCATATAAAAACGAAGAGCAGTTCTCCAGAACTCTTAAGAAGAGAAAATGGTTCCATAAGGGGACCAGGAGACAAACTCAAAGACTCTCAATGGGAGTTTTTACAAACAAGGGCTCTTAACGGCAACGACAACGATGTAAGAATGATTCGGTTTGCCATTATGAACCTGCTATTACACTCTCTAGAGAAATCCAAGGTATGGTATAAGGATAGTCTCGTTAAAGGATTTGAGTCCAGCGATACCAAATATGATGTAATTCTTTCCAATCCTCCTTTTGCTGGTTCCATTGATATACCTAGGATAAAGGACAGCCTTCCTGTTATTTCGACAAAAACAGAGATTCTATTTTTGGGATATATGATCAAATCCCTGAATGATGGCGGCCGGTGTGGAGTAGTGGTTCCAGAAGGTTTGTTGTTTGGAACGACTTCGTCTCACATGGCAATACGAAAGATGCTTCTGGAGAAATGCAGCCTTGAAGCTGTAGTATCTCTGCCATCTGGATGCTTCAAACCATATGCAGGGGTAAAAACATCGGTTTTGGTATTCAGAAAAGGAGATCAGACGGAGAAAGTATGGTTCTATGAGGTGAAAGCTGACGGTTACAGTTTGGATGACAAGAGAAATCCGACAGAACAGAATGATATTCCTGACCTTATAGAGCAGTGGAAAAAATTCAAAAATGGGAATTGGGAGACGACAGAAAAATCATGGAGTGCCTCTATCGAAGATATTAAAAAGAATGATTATAACATTTCAGCGTCGAGATACAAGTCTTCGAAAATCGAAAAGATTGAGTATGAAGACCCGAAAAAGCTCATTGAGGAGGTTCTGGGGCTGGAAGAAGAGATTGTCGAAGATTTAAGTGGATTAAGAGGTTTATTGTAATTTAGGGTTTGTTGGTTGAATCGCGCCCCCAACCAGAAACTACACGTCCTCTCTCCTCACAAAAAAAGCCCATCACATCAATGTGCGCGCG from Candidatus Methanoperedens sp. includes these protein-coding regions:
- a CDS encoding N-6 DNA methylase; the encoded protein is MLNGEPKSTIKRLTNYFWAAGITNPVDYIEQISYLFFLKMLEENDDVRAKVSRRSGTPYNTVFDGENAKYRWSEWHHKTGPELLKFVRDEVFDFMRKLGPINPLGGSLFKDAALMIQDPVVLQNAIGIINDEIKFREMDTDVKGDLYEYLLSEVKTAGKNGQFLTPRHIIRFIVNMVDPRIGETIYDPACGTGGFLVMAYEHIKTKSSSPELLRRENGSIRGPGDKLKDSQWEFLQTRALNGNDNDVRMIRFAIMNLLLHSLEKSKVWYKDSLVKGFESSDTKYDVILSNPPFAGSIDIPRIKDSLPVISTKTEILFLGYMIKSLNDGGRCGVVVPEGLLFGTTSSHMAIRKMLLEKCSLEAVVSLPSGCFKPYAGVKTSVLVFRKGDQTEKVWFYEVKADGYSLDDKRNPTEQNDIPDLIEQWKKFKNGNWETTEKSWSASIEDIKKNDYNISASRYKSSKIEKIEYEDPKKLIEEVLGLEEEIVEDLSGLRGLL